A single window of Hippocampus zosterae strain Florida chromosome 15, ASM2543408v3, whole genome shotgun sequence DNA harbors:
- the snorc gene encoding protein SNORC, whose product MVRSSTCRVLVLLGLLVVFVRSETVSDSPRDNQDIMSGEIPVDVAPTGATTKELLHHMTEQAFTFDYEDATQGLAVDEEEGVLGPGAITAIVIAVFLGASVLLALIVIMLRKFAAS is encoded by the exons ATGGTCCGTAGCAGCACCTGCAGAGTCCTGGTCCTTCTGGGCCTCTTGGTGGTCTTCGTGcgctcag AGACGGTCAGCGACTCACCCAGAGACAACCAAGACATCATGTCCGGAGAGATCCCTGTGGATGTGGCCCCCACCGGAGCCACCACCAAGGAACTCCTTCATCACATGACCGAGCAGGCCTTCACGTTCGACTACGAGGACGCCACGCAAGGCCTCGCCGTGGATGAGGAAGAAG GTGTCTTGGGACCGGGTGCCATCACCGCCATCGTCATCGCCGTTTTCCTCGGAGCGTCCGTCCTTCTGGCTCTCATCGTCATCATGCTCAGAAAATTCGCAGCCTCctag